DNA sequence from the Bradyrhizobium diazoefficiens genome:
CTCGCACGGTGACCTGTCGGAAAACGCGGAATACCATGCCGCCAAGGAAGAGCAGTCCCACAATGAGGGCCGCATCGCCGAGCTCGAGGACAAGCTCGCGCGTGCCGACATCATCGACATCTCCAAGCTCTCAGGCGACACCATCAAGTTCGGCGCCACCGTGACGCTGGTCGACGAGGACACCGACAAGAAGGCGGTGTGGCAGATTGTCGGCGAGGTCGAGGCCGACGCCAAGAAAGGCCGCATCTCCATCACCTCGCCGCTGGCGCGCGCGCTGATCGGCAAGAAGAAGGGTTCGACCGTCGAGGTCAACGCCCCCGGCGGCGCCAAGGCGTACGAGATCACCAAGGTGGAGTGGCGGTAAGGATTTGCCGCGCCGCAAGCGATGATGTTGGAAAGGACCGCGCTCAGCGCGGCCTTTTTGTTTCGGTGGGCTTGCGTGAGTGGGGCAGCAGCACTCGCCACGCTCGCGTCCCGGACGCGCCGCAACGCGCAAGCGTTGCTGCGAAGAGCCGGGACCCAGAAGGCAGCATGGGAAGTCGCGGTGAGATGCGCCCCGGTTCGGCTGCGCATCACTTCGCGCTGCGCAGCGTCCGGGCACGAGAGCGGAGACCTACCTTCGCCCCTTCACCTCCAGCGGCACCGCCGCCTCGTACTTCGAATTGTGCAGCACCAGCGATGTCCGCACGTTGCGCACGTGGGGCGCGGCGGTCAGATGGGTCACGAAATCCTGGAAGGTCGCCATGTCGGGAGCGACGCATTTCAGGATGAAATCGACCTCGCCCGACAGCATCCAGCATTCCCGCACCAGCGGCTCCGCGCGGACGAACTCCTCGAAGGCGCGCAAATCCGCTTCTGCCTGGCTGGAGAGGTGCACCGCGGCAAACACCGTGACGTCGAAGCCGAGCTTTCGTGCATCCAGCAGCCCGCGGTAGCCGTGGATGTAACCTTCCTCCTCCAGCGCGCGGACCCGGCGTAGACAGGGCGGGGGCGAAATACCGACCCGTTTGGCGAGCTCGACATTGGTGATTCGACCGTCGGCCTGGATCTCGGCGAGAATTTTGAGGTCGATCTCGTCTAGGTTCCGCGACACGTGATTGGAACTCCTGGCCTTTATGGCGGTATCGGGTAGGTCTGATGCAATCCTCATAGCCAGTCACGCCGTTCAGCGCAATTTTATTGCGCGTTCGCCACAACCGAGTTTTGTTCCTTGTTGGAAAAATCCGCCGATTGGGAATGCAATTCTTGCATAGCTCACCGGAAGGCTTAGATTGGCTCTGATATTTCAGCGCCTCCGCGAGGCCTCCCGGTACCGTTCCGCGCCCGCGCTGTGATCCCCCCGTGAAAGGCGTCCATCGAAATGTCCGCTCCTGTTCATGCAAAGGTCGTTATCATTGGCTCCGGCCCCGCCGGCTACACTGCGGCGATCTACGCCGCGCGCGCAATGCTCGAGCCGATCCTGATCCAGGGCATCCAGCCGGGCGGCCAGCTCACCATCACCACCGATGTCGAGAACTATCCGGGCTTCGCGGACGTCATCCAGGGCCCCTGGCTGATGGAACAGATGGAGAAGCAGGCGGTCCATGTCGGCACCAGGGTCGTTACCGACCTGGTCACCAAGCTGGAGACCGCGCAACGGCCGTTCCGCCTCACCTGCGACAGCGGCGACATCTATCTGGCCGAAAGCGTGATCCTCGCCACCGGCGCGCAAGCGCGCTGGCTCGGGCTGCCGTCTGAAGGAAAATTCCAGGGCGGCGGCGTGTCGGCCTGCGCCACCTGCGACGGCTTCTTCTATCGCGGCAAGGACGTCGTGGTGGTCGGCGGCGGCAATACCGCGGTCGAGGAAGCGCTGTTCCTTACCAACCATGCCTCGCAGGTCACCATCGTGCATCGACGCGACCACTTCCGCGCCGAGCGCATCCTGCAGGAGCGCCTGTTCAAGCACCCGAAGATCAAGGTGATCTGGGACTCAGCCGTCGCCGAGATCTGCGGCACCGAGAACCCCAACAAGGTCACTCATGTGCGCCTGAAGAACGTCAAGACCGGCGCGCTCACGGATGTGAAGACTGACGGCATCTTCATTGCCATCGGCCACGCGCCGGCGACCGAGCTCGTCAAGGGCCAGGTCAAGCTGAAACCCTCTGGCTATGTCGAGGTCGCCCCGAACTCGACCGCCACCTCGGTGCCCGGCCTGTTCGCCGCCGGTGACGTCGCCGACGAGACTTATCGCCAGGCCGTCACGGCCGCAGGCCTCGGCTGCATGGCAGCGCTCGAGGCCGAACGTTTCTTGGCCCTGCGCGCCAGCGAGCGCGCCGCAGCGGAATAACGATCATGCCTCGAACACGCGACGGATTTACCGACATGGACTGGGACAAGCTGAAGGTGTTTCACGCGGCGGCGGAAGCAGGCAGCTTCACGCATGCGGGCGAGCAGCTCGGCCTGTCGCAATCGGCAGTCTCCCGCCAGGTCTCGGCGCTGGAGCAGGAGCTTTCGGTCTCCTTGTTCCACCGCCACGCTCGCGGCCTGATCCTCACCGAGCAGGGCGACCTTCTCTTCCGCACCGCGCATGACGTGTTCATGCAGCTGCAGGCGGCGCGCGCCAAACTGACCGACAGCCGCGAGCGGCCGAGCGGCGATCTCAAGATCACCACCACCCCCGGCGTCGGCATCAACTGGCTGATCCCGCGGCTCGGCGAGTTCACCGCGCTCTATCCGGAGATCCGGATCTCGCTGATCGTCACCGACGAGGAGCTGGACCTCTCGATGCGCGAGGCCGACGTTGCGATCCGCACCCGCAAGCCGACGCAGCCGGACCTCATCCAGCGCAAGCTGTTCGCGATGGGCTTCCACGCCTATTGCTCGCCGGATTACATCAAGCGCTTCGGCACGCCGCGCACACTGGAGGAGCTCGACTCCCACCGCATCATCACGCTCGCCGACGGCAACTTCGCGCCGCATTTGCAGAACCGCAACTGGCTGGTCGAAGCCGGGCGCAACGGCTCGGGTCCGCGCGAAGCGTATTTCAGGGTCAACAACATCCTCGGTCTGGTGCGCGCCTGCCAGCAGGGCCTCGGCATCGCGGCGCTGCCGGATTATTTGATCGAAGAACAGAGCCGCCTCGTGCAACTGTTCGGCGAATCGGATTCCATCCAGCTCGATACGTATTTCGTCTATCCGGAAGAGCTGAAAACGGTCGCACGCGTGCAGGTGTTCCGCGACTTCGTGGTGAGCAAGGCGCAGCGCTGGCCGTCCTGATTTCCGCATGACTGACATGCGGCCTCGGCGGTTGCTGCATGCCGCTCGTCGAGCCCATAGTAGTCACACGCTGAGCCTTCGCGTTGCATATTTGTCCCCCTCCTCCAGTGGCGCGGGAGTTCAGTAATCCCTCTTGGAAGGTGATTGTGTCGGCCTCACGTGGCCAATACCTAAGCCGGGCCCTTCGGGTCCGGCTTTTTTTCTGTCCGGATCGGGTTTCGCCTTCCGCGTGTATTGACAGTTTTGGGCATACCCCGCATCATTTCCAAATGATCACGAAGTCGTGCGCAATCGTCTCGAAAAAAGGTCCCCATCCGGGGACTTCGGATTTTTGCGCACGCTAGGCTGACTTCGTCATCGCGAGCCAATCCCGAAAACCCCGCCGCCTGGACGGGGTTTTTTCATGTGCCCTCCGTCTCAGGTTCATCTTTGAAAAGGAGATAGGAACATGACTGATCTGCGAACCCATATGCAGGGGCTCTGGCTGCCGCTGGTGACGCCGTTTCGCGACGGGCGTCTCGACGAGACGTCGCTGCGGCGGCTGACGCGGCACTACTGCAACCAGGCCATCGACGGCTTCATCCTGGGAGCAACCTCCGGCGAAGGCATGACGCTGCGCGATGCCGAGCTCGAGCGCCTCGTCGCGATCGTCGGCGACGAGATGGCGGCGGGACGCCGCACCTTGCCGATCGGCCTCGGCCTATCCGGCGCGGACACCTCGCGGCTGAAGGACCGGTTAGACGAGACCGCGGACTGGCCGATCGACTTCTATCTGATTGCGAGCCCCTATTATGTACGGCCGTCGCAACGCGGCATCCTGGCGCATTTCGAGGCGCTGGCCGATCACGCCGCCTGGCCGCTCGCGCTCTACAACATTCCCTATCGCTGCGCCGTCGGCATCACCAATCAGACCCTGCTGCGGCTGGCCGAGCATCCCAACATCATCGGGCTGAAGGATTGCGGCGCGAGCCGCGAGCAGTCGATCGCGCTGCTGCGCGACCGGCCGAAGGGCTTTCGCGTGCTCACCGGCGAGGACGCGAATTATTTTGAAGCGCTCGGCGACGGCGCCGATGGCGGTATTTTGCTCTCGGCCCATCTCGAGACCGCGACGTTTGCCGCCGTTCATGCCGAGCTGAAGCGCGGCAATCCTGATGCGGCATTGGCGCGCTGGCAGGAGGTCGCGGAGCTGACCCGGCTGTTGTTCGCCGAGCCGAGCCCGGCGCCGGCGAAGTACTGGCTGTGGCGAACAGGCCTCATTGACAGTCCCGAGGTGCGCCTGCCGATGGTGGAAGTGAGCAGCGAGCTCGCCGCCACCCTCGATCGCGAGATCGAGCGGCGGATGAAAGTCGCGGCGTAGCTTGCTCTCTACATCCTCCGCTCTTCCTTCTCCCTTTGTGGGAGAAGGAAAGACGCCCCCGTGGTTAACCGGGGGCGAATTCCCTTCGCTGTCGCGGCATGGCGCATCCACGTCTCGTTTACCCAATGGCGCCTATCGTTCCGCCTCGACGTCTTTCAAAAGGAGGAATGACCATGAGGCAACGCGTTCGCTCGACCGCAGCGGAAATGTTCGCGCCTGCCGATCGTTTGCAGGGAATCCTGATGGTGTCGTCGTTCGGTTTCTGGGCCGTGATGCTCGGCCTGATGCCGGGGCTGCTGTTTCGGGTCTGGCTCGGATAGTTAAGCCGAGGTCACAAATGCAGGCAAAATGCGAGCGGCGTTGCGAGCCGGAATCTTAAAACATCTCGCGTATCGTTCATCCCCATAAGCGAAGAAATCGCGGGGGCGATCTTGAACAATCAGAACGATACGGCGTCGCATTACGGCGCCATGCAGCAGGGCTTTGACGACGCCGAACAGCAGGGCTTTTCCACCGAGGACATCCTCTGGGCCGTCGGCATCTGGTCGGTGATCCTGACGCTGTCGCCGGTCATCGTGTTCTACATGCTGATGGTGGCCTGACTTTCACGACCATCTCCTACAAACGCAAAACGCGCGGAGCTCCGCGCGTTTGTCGTCCGGCGAAATGATTAATGAAATTATGCCGCCTGCTTATGCATTGCGCCAGATGCCGACGCTGTGCCGCGAATAGCTTTCACTGAACGCTCGATCGCCGCCCACAGCCTTGCAATTTCCTGAGCTGCACGGCTCTCGGCCTGATACTCGCGCGCGCCTTCGCCGTGGCTGAGTGCCATCAACAAATCCGAACGATTGGTGATCTGACCGCCCCACACCGGCGCCCGGAACTTGGCCAGCGCCTCGCGGGCGATGGTGACGATCGGGCTTTCGGATTCGTCGCGGCGGGCCGGCGCGCCGTTGAGCACGACGGCGTAGGGCTTGCGCGCCGCGCGGCACATCTGGATTGTTTCCTGCACCGCGTTGACGTCGAACACGCCGGGCCGCGCCGGAATGACAACCATCGTCGCGTTGCGGATCGCGTCGTCGACCACGGCCGACAGGTTCGGCGGCGTATCGATCAACACCCATTCATAACCGTCGCGCTTGGCGGCGGAGACGATGCCGCTGACCGAGTTCACGGCGGCCTTGATCGGCGGTTCGTTGGTGCCGCGCAGTTTGTGCCACAGCGTGAGCGA
Encoded proteins:
- a CDS encoding ParA family protein produces the protein MNVIVFASRKGGSGKSTLAAHLAAQIKASKQVMLVDADPQGSLTLWHKLRGTNEPPIKAAVNSVSGIVSAAKRDGYEWVLIDTPPNLSAVVDDAIRNATMVVIPARPGVFDVNAVQETIQMCRAARKPYAVVLNGAPARRDESESPIVTIAREALAKFRAPVWGGQITNRSDLLMALSHGEGAREYQAESRAAQEIARLWAAIERSVKAIRGTASASGAMHKQAA
- the greA gene encoding transcription elongation factor GreA, giving the protein MEKVPMTASGFAALGEELKKRQSEDRPRIIEHIAEARSHGDLSENAEYHAAKEEQSHNEGRIAELEDKLARADIIDISKLSGDTIKFGATVTLVDEDTDKKAVWQIVGEVEADAKKGRISITSPLARALIGKKKGSTVEVNAPGGAKAYEITKVEWR
- a CDS encoding 4-hydroxy-tetrahydrodipicolinate synthase, which produces MTDLRTHMQGLWLPLVTPFRDGRLDETSLRRLTRHYCNQAIDGFILGATSGEGMTLRDAELERLVAIVGDEMAAGRRTLPIGLGLSGADTSRLKDRLDETADWPIDFYLIASPYYVRPSQRGILAHFEALADHAAWPLALYNIPYRCAVGITNQTLLRLAEHPNIIGLKDCGASREQSIALLRDRPKGFRVLTGEDANYFEALGDGADGGILLSAHLETATFAAVHAELKRGNPDAALARWQEVAELTRLLFAEPSPAPAKYWLWRTGLIDSPEVRLPMVEVSSELAATLDREIERRMKVAA
- a CDS encoding Lrp/AsnC family transcriptional regulator — encoded protein: MSRNLDEIDLKILAEIQADGRITNVELAKRVGISPPPCLRRVRALEEEGYIHGYRGLLDARKLGFDVTVFAAVHLSSQAEADLRAFEEFVRAEPLVRECWMLSGEVDFILKCVAPDMATFQDFVTHLTAAPHVRNVRTSLVLHNSKYEAAVPLEVKGRR
- a CDS encoding LysR family transcriptional regulator, with the translated sequence MPRTRDGFTDMDWDKLKVFHAAAEAGSFTHAGEQLGLSQSAVSRQVSALEQELSVSLFHRHARGLILTEQGDLLFRTAHDVFMQLQAARAKLTDSRERPSGDLKITTTPGVGINWLIPRLGEFTALYPEIRISLIVTDEELDLSMREADVAIRTRKPTQPDLIQRKLFAMGFHAYCSPDYIKRFGTPRTLEELDSHRIITLADGNFAPHLQNRNWLVEAGRNGSGPREAYFRVNNILGLVRACQQGLGIAALPDYLIEEQSRLVQLFGESDSIQLDTYFVYPEELKTVARVQVFRDFVVSKAQRWPS
- the trxB gene encoding thioredoxin-disulfide reductase yields the protein MSAPVHAKVVIIGSGPAGYTAAIYAARAMLEPILIQGIQPGGQLTITTDVENYPGFADVIQGPWLMEQMEKQAVHVGTRVVTDLVTKLETAQRPFRLTCDSGDIYLAESVILATGAQARWLGLPSEGKFQGGGVSACATCDGFFYRGKDVVVVGGGNTAVEEALFLTNHASQVTIVHRRDHFRAERILQERLFKHPKIKVIWDSAVAEICGTENPNKVTHVRLKNVKTGALTDVKTDGIFIAIGHAPATELVKGQVKLKPSGYVEVAPNSTATSVPGLFAAGDVADETYRQAVTAAGLGCMAALEAERFLALRASERAAAE